The Syntrophorhabdaceae bacterium genome includes the window GCCGTAGAAGTCGGGGTTTTCCCTGCTCACGCCTTCATGACCAAGGATGATATTGGCCTGTGTGATATGTTTCGCAATTAAGATCGTCTGTCGCCCTGTGGCAACTTCCCCGGCAAGCGACTCGCGAGGTATCTCACGAGATGGCCACGTATTAAGAAAAGGGATGATTTTGGCGCGCACCTCACCCATCGATATATCGCCTGTCACGGCGAGAATCGCGTTATTTGGCCTGTAGTACGCGTTATAGAATCCTGCCACATCCGACCGGGTAATCTTCTCGAGCGATTCCTTCGTACCCTCTTCGGGATGATCGTAAGGACCCTTGAGAAATAGGGCCTTCTGAAAAGCCTTGCCTACTACCTCCCCGGGATCATCCTCCGCCGATTGAATTGCCGCCTTTGTTCTCTCCACTTCGCGGACAATCTCGCCCTCAGGAAACGTGGGGCTCGCCAGCGCGTCGAAGAAGACGGTGAGCGCCTGATCGAGGTTCTTCTTGAGTACCTTGAGCGTGACCGTGGCAAAGTCCGCTGCGGCGGAGCCGTTAAGCGAAGCGCCCATGAAGTCAAGCTCCTGATTGATTCGGTCGGCGCTATGCGTCTTGGAGCCTGCCATGAGGGTCCTTGCCGTGAGACGGGCGAGTCCCGCCCTGTCCTGCGGATCGTATTGAGCGCCGGCGTCTATAAGCATCTGAAGCGTCACAAAAGGAAGCGAGTGCTCTTCACTTACAAGCAGAGTTAATCCCCCGGAAAGCACCTCTCTTTGTATGACCGGCACGCTTTGGGCTATCGCATTTCCCTGCCACATGATTGCAGCTGATAAAAGGCAACAGAATACTATGAAAGACGGTACGGACAACCATGAATGATGAACAGTTCTTTTGTGACGGCGATGAGCCATGCGGCCTCCTTATCGAATGATCCGTTCTTTGCCACCCAACTCCTGGGTCGGCGTTTCCTTAGTCGGCGGAATCGCCTTGAGGATCGCCACGGTTCGGTTCTCAGGCGAAAGGTAACGGGCGACCGCGCGCATAACATCTTGAGCCGACACGTTGCGAATCTTTGGGACATAGTCGTCAGCCAAGCGCCAGTCGCCGGCGATTTCGTATTGAGCGAGAAGCATGGCCTGGGAAAAGATCGAATCCTGACCATAGATGAATGAGGCTTCGAGCTGGTTCTTCACCTTCTCAAGCTCCTGCGCATCTACAGGCTCTTTTCCGAGACGATCCACTTCCTGATCGATGGCCTTTTCCACCTCCTCCATTCCTTTTCCGGGAAGAGGATCCACCGATATGGTAAAGAGATGGGGATCTTTAGACAAGAGCGCATGATCGGCATCCACGTTGAGCGCGATCTGTCTTTCTCGAACAAGACCACGATACAGCCTGGAACTTTTCCCGGCGGAAAGAATACCTTCAACCACTTCAAGCGCGTAGCTGTCGTCATTTTTGAGGTTCGGAACGTGATACCCCATGATGATGGAAGGGAGGAGGGCTTC containing:
- a CDS encoding pitrilysin family protein; its protein translation is MWQGNAIAQSVPVIQREVLSGGLTLLVSEEHSLPFVTLQMLIDAGAQYDPQDRAGLARLTARTLMAGSKTHSADRINQELDFMGASLNGSAAADFATVTLKVLKKNLDQALTVFFDALASPTFPEGEIVREVERTKAAIQSAEDDPGEVVGKAFQKALFLKGPYDHPEEGTKESLEKITRSDVAGFYNAYYRPNNAILAVTGDISMGEVRAKIIPFLNTWPSREIPRESLAGEVATGRQTILIAKHITQANIILGHEGVSRENPDFYGLTVMNYILGGGSLTSRLMEEIRVKRGLAYSVQSSFDARKHPGAFLIMLQTKNQSARESIDLAMAEMRTMQEQIVSPQELEGAKKYLVGSFPFRFSTQARLVSVMTQIEYFKLGSDYLHRYPSFVGAVTREDVNRLARTYLHPDRLIVVIVADQDQTGVSSQKNR